Below is a genomic region from Euryarchaeota archaeon.
TACAAGGTGGGTCTTCGCTTGATCGGGCGGCGGGTCGAAGTCCTGCGCAAGGGTGCGGAAGTCCGAGTGTATCTTCCCGGGAATCGGGAGAAGGTTTTCAAGGTCCGGCGTCGATACGGTCGCCGCCGGCCAGGGGGGTCGGTTTTAGAGTTACAAGGCGGGTCGGATTAGCGAGTTACACGACACATGATGCTCCTCAACTTCTCGACCAGAATCTCGTTTGACGTGTAGACGAGGGCCGTGAAGCTTGGGACGTCGTCGTAAGCCGGTTTTACCGTGACGTTCGCAGGTGGTTCCACGAGCTTCTCCGTGAGGGAGATGTCGAGTTTGATCGTGTTCTTGTGGCGCAGCGGACCGAGGAACTGGATGCGCGCCTGAATGTAGTAGGGCTTGGAGTGGAATTGGACGAACTCGAGCTTCAGGCCGCTCTGGTCGCTGAGGCGGGCGAATATCTTTTCGAAGCCTTTGCGCACCGTAGTTGATTTGACACTCTTGACTATGGTAAAGTCGAGGTCTTCCGAGAGGCGCCATTCGGGGGCGTAGATTTTCCGGATGGCTGTGCCGCCCTTGAATATGAGGACGTCGGCCAGCGGAGGGCCCGCGTAGATGCCTTGGATGAGCCATGTGAGCGCGTAGTCCTTTTCGAGCGCAGAGACGTCGAAACCTGTCCGTCCCGCCAGCCTGCGCAGCGCGTCCGCGTCCATCAGGTTCCT
It encodes:
- a CDS encoding nucleotidyl transferase AbiEii/AbiGii toxin family protein; amino-acid sequence: MDADALRRLAGRTGFDVSALEKDYALTWLIQGIYAGPPLADVLIFKGGTAIRKIYAPEWRLSEDLDFTIVKSVKSTTVRKGFEKIFARLSDQSGLKLEFVQFHSKPYYIQARIQFLGPLRHKNTIKLDISLTEKLVEPPANVTVKPAYDDVPSFTALVYTSNEILVEKLRSIMCRVTR